One window of Bactrocera tryoni isolate S06 chromosome 2, CSIRO_BtryS06_freeze2, whole genome shotgun sequence genomic DNA carries:
- the LOC120767604 gene encoding protein snail → MATTATKYKSCPLKKRPIVYEDTTETEAETATVTVRDPMQYYAAAAAFATASMIKHEPQPVAEYELLADEQPQDLSLKRKATDNFENYIVPAKREYVLNLSKDGYEANAYDESFTKAYQQRANSPTHSIHSQHSVELGTCSALMSPVEPYTSDYESDYYQQLQQQTAPAVAIHLRGLTAATSGYTTNSTNYKSAFMLAAGGAAPMTALWSAYQPSNGGNLNAIFPSPASSIATSPRSVYSYHQMTPPSSPASEAGSEPEDLSLRNDIPLPALMHHQNEPLSSFSLNTKSTKCATSSEAQAATAANKAASYRYKCDKCNKMYSTVIGLSKHQQFHCPAAECNQDKKQHSCHECGKLYTTIGALKMHIRTHTLPCKCPICGKAFSRPWLLQGHIRTHTGEKPFHCSDCPRSFADRSNLRAHQQTHVEVKKYACKVCHKSFSRMSLLNKHTSSNCTITIA, encoded by the coding sequence ATGGCCACTACAGCAACAAAGTACAAGAGCTGTCCGCTCAAGAAACGGCCCATCGTTTACGAGGATACAACCGAAACTGAAGCAGAAACAGCAACAGTCACGGTCAGAGATCCCATGCAATATTACGCCGCAGCCGCTGCTTTCGCCACAGCCAGCATGATCAAGCACGAGCCACAGCCAGTTGCTGAGTACGAACTTTTGGCTGACGAGCAGCCGCAAGATCTTTCGCTGAAACGCAAAGCCACCGACAACTTTGAGAATTATATCGTGCCAGCAAAACGCGAATACGTGCTGAACCTCTCGAAGGACGGTTACGAAGCAAATGCGTACGATGAGTCCTTCACCAAAGCCTATCAACAACGTGCCAACTCGCCAACACACTCGATCCACTCGCAACACTCCGTCGAGTTGGGTACTTGTTCGGCGTTGATGTCACCCGTTGAACCCTACACCTCAGACTACGAATCGGACTATTATCAACAATTGCAACAGCAAACCGCACCAGCGGTCGCAATACATTTGCGTGGCTTGACAGCCGCTACCAGCGGTTATACTACAAACTCGACGAACTACAAATCCGCCTTCATGCTAGCCGCTGGTGGCGCTGCGCCAATGACTGCGCTTTGGAGCGCCTACCAGCCATCCAATGGCGGCAATTTGAACGCGATTTTTCCTTCGCCAGCCTCCTCGATAGCCACCTCACCACGTTCGGTGTACTCATATCATCAAATGACACCACCATCCAGTCCCGCTTCGGAAGCAGGCTCCGAGCCAGAGGATCTGAGTCTACGCAATGATATACCATTGCCGGCGCTAATGCATCATCAAAACGAACCGTTGTCCAGCTTTAGTTTGAACACCAAATCAACGAAGTGTGCAACGAGTAGTGAGGCGCAAGCCGCCACAGCCGCTAACAAGGCTGCCAGTTACCGTTACAAATGCGacaaatgtaataaaatgtaCTCGACTGTTATTGGTCTGTCGAAACATCAGCAATTCCATTGCCCGGCCGCCGAGTGCAATCAGGATAAGAAGCAGCATTCCTGCCACGAATGTGGCAAGCTCTACACCACAATTGGCGCCTTGAAGatgcacatacgcacacatacttTGCCCTGCAAGTGCCCCATCTGCGGTAAGGCCTTCTCGCGTCCATGGCTGCTGCAGGgtcacatacgcacacacaccgGCGAGAAGCCCTTCCACTGCAGCGACTGCCCGCGCTCCTTTGCCGATCGCTCCAACTTGCGCGCCCACCAGCAGACCCATGTGGAGGTGAAGAAGTACGCCTGCAAGGTCTGCCACAAATCCTTCTCGCGCATGTCGCTGCTCAACAAGCACACTAGCTCCAATTGCACCATTACAATTGCGTAG